AGCCTCCAAACATCATTCCTGTCCGCTGGACCTTCCCACTGCCGCATGCCCAGATGACTGGATTGGCTACCGGGGGAAATGCTATCTCTTCTCAAAGGCGGACGGGACCTGGAACGAAAGCCAGAGCAACTGCTCTTCACTCAATGCCTCCCTGGCTGTGATTGACACCCAGAAAGACCTGGTAAGGCAGAGATACAGGTTCTCTGTGAGATACAATTAGGCGGATGTGGCAGCGCAGACAATAGTGGAATGAGGCCTGTCCTGCTCTGGggtaccagtgctgggagctcaGACAATGAAAGTTGAGGGTTAGATGGTTTCCTGGATCACATAACAGTCctccctttgtctatttagactgtgagctctcctgggcagggactgtttctccctgtgtgtctgtgcagcgcccggcacaactgggccctgatctcagcgggggcagggattgtcactgtgtgtctgtgcaacaCCCAGTGGGCCCCGAATATCAGTTGGGGCTACTGCCATACACAAATAATAGATTCACATAGTTTATATTCAAAGTTATTATGAATCGGCTCCTTAAGTGCACCTGGCACGTTGATCTGAGCACAGTCCAGGTTCGGGTCAGTTCTGATCTCTCCCAGCAAGGAATTCTACAGCGGAGGTCATGGCACTGGTCCCAATCTGTGTCTGTCCAGCTGTCTTGGAGAGTGGAGCAGCCTCCACGGTCCCATCCCTTTAAGGCCTTTGTCAGGGCAGCGAGTTGTATCTGCCCCCGCGCGCACCACcccctggagcctgcagctccaCGCTGACTCTGCTCTGCCGGCTCCTGGCatcaactgctgccgcagggtcctagtgcccccctacCACACGTGgaagggcaggctgcccttaccctgcccttctgccttgaacccttcccttttccagtgggaccctccaccagcacagggggtcCCCCCTcccacagtcactgctcctgtcccacgctgggcaaggggcagccccatcccccacccccagtgaggctacagtgaggggcagcagcaggggaggaggcgcacatggcgagggggcttcctgggcctgagaggggccctaggagcacatgcagtgacaatGGTGCGAGGTGAGTGTGCtaccaggggagagggggggccccctcccccagagctcagtgctgccagcagggagagggctggggggagtccgcctctctggccccagccccggggcagcctgcctgcaccccaaactcctgatctccagccccaccctaccccagagcctgcacccccagccagagccctcaccccccgcaccccaaccctctgccctagccctgagcccctcccacaccccaaacccctcatccccagccccagacagagccctcatccccccgcatcctaatcctctgccctttgttgtttttaaaggattTCCTGCGGCAACATAAAGGCTCCCCTGCACACTGGATCGGCCTCTGGAGGAGGGACCCGGCCCAGCCCTGGAGATGGGCGGATGGTACAGAATTCAACAACCGCCTGTGAGTGCTTTATGCTAACAGCCTGGTCACGGTTGGGCCAGAAGTTAGGGCTCTCATCTGATAGTCAGAGCTGACGATCTTTCAGGTATTACAGGTGCTACAACAACCCTTTACCCCAGGGGTGTCCCCCTCATTTTGTGCAGAGGGTCAGGTCCCTTCTCTGAGTACAGTCAGTGGGGTATACACATAGCAATCTCATTCTCTGGACACTTGTACGACAACTGCAGCACCTTTTGTGGGAAGATATTGCCCTGTGTAACAACACCCTGGCTGGGATTGAGCTGCGGATCTCTGGATGTAAAACATGAGTCTCTACTGCTCGAGCTAAAGACCCACGTTTGTTAACAGGCAGGAGCAGACCTATAAACCTTTCACTGGGTCCCGCCACTAGCGAGGGATAAAAAGTAGCACTGGGCTAGTCACATTTCCCCCTGCACTTTCTGCAGTGATTTCATACCAGTGCAAAACGATTGTGAAATGCTTCCTTGCTGATTCAGCCACTTTCCAGTGGTGAAAATGACcatgcaaggggcagggccacatACAATTGGCCTGAAGCACATTAGAAAGAGAGATGGATAAAACTTTTTGGCTCaagccagtggcgtagccaggttctaaatcagggggagcgaacacacaaaaaaaggtgccacccaaCATATCAAATgactaattacatacttttaaattcgttatacatatttattttgtacttaaaataaaaacacaagaatgatccAGCCATGGAAGGATTTGCACAGCCGACATTTTGCAGAACTTTAGATTATACTTAGATATGCTTTAGATTCTAGAAAGTAAATGACAGAATACAGTAGTTTATAATTgtcacaggttaaaaaaaaatactggccaTTTTTCCAGttactaatttcattttaaaatcaatcaatGAAATGCACTTTATTTATAATAGATCATAATATTAAAGTCaccaaaaaccagaaggcaaaatgTAGCTaccatgaaaaaaatactttccagTCACAGCATCGCAAATTTGCTTGATTTGTTTCCTGCTAAAGGGCCAGGTTAGGTGGGTAAAGGGGTGACTTTCTGGGGGTCAGATGGGTATCAGCCCCTGACGGCAGGCAAGAATGACTTCCCCGGAGAAATGGGGTGAAGGGTGAACAACAGCCTCTCAAAATGTTGCATAATCTGTTTTGAGCAGTTCTAATATTTACTGTTTGTATATCACCAATAACGTGCCAGGTGCGATTCACACTGACACAAATAACAATTGGTTTAAAAAGTTCTCCCCAAAGCCATTTGGGAACGCAGCAATGTTTGGTGATTTCCTGTCAGGTTCACTAgattgctcatttaaaaaaaaaaaaaagttttggtttcaaacAAATTTTCATTGCAAAAGtttctttacttttattttttaaaaattcaaatattcAAAAACTAGCTGACAgccaaataaaacatttcaatttttgtcaaaacattttgtttgacccaaaatgaggtgttttttttattttatgaaattGCCAAAGTACCAGAAAATCTGTTCATTTACCCTCTTTATGGGTCAGAATGGTTCTTGCTATGATAAATATCCCTAGTGTAGAAAAGGCTTCTGTGCCAGTCTCCCATGGGAAAATCTGTTCAGCTTGCCTCAGGTGCCCTAGGAATGGTTAAGGCTGAGATCTTTGAACAGAGGTTCCCTGAGTCCCAGCCTAGTGCCTTACCCAGAAGGCCATTCTCTCCAGCACAGCTGCTTagattttcccagaatgcaccGCTACAGCTCAGGCATGCAAATGTGTCCATGCAAATGTGGTGACACATGGTCTGTGAACACCATTTAACCTGGTCAGTTATAACCACCTCTGATGAGAGAACTGTAACTTGGTTGTTTTTTACCGATTAATTGTATTGTGGGAGCCTCATTCATGGAACAGGatcccattgcgctaggtgctgtacaaacctagAACAAAGAAATGGGCCCTGCCCTTGTAGATCGGACCTGCGAGTGCAGCAATTACACAGGGGGTCCGGTGTTTGGATGCTTCCTGTGTGATTCAGCTGATGAGTGACTCTCCCTCCATTGTAGGTTCAAAATGGAAGGAGACGGACTATATGTATATCTCAACGATCGCCCCAGCAGGTCAAGGGGCCACACCACCATGAGATGGATCTGCAGCCAGCCGGACGAACTGGCAAAGAGGAAACAAAATGGGGCCCTGCAAGCTTTACTGGAGTGAAGCAAATCCCCTCTCTtcagctgccgctgctgcttccTATAGAACAGATATTGACTAGCTGCTTTAAATGCCATACTCTGGAGCTAGGAGAGCAACTCCAGAAGCAGGGCTCTATCCCAGGAGTGgggggcgaggttctgtggcctgcaatgagcaggaggtcagactggatggtcataatgggcccttctggcctaaaaGTCTATGAGTTTAATTAAACCCTTGTTCAGAGCCCACTGCCAAGTTCAGGGCCCACTGGGAGCTACACGTACAccacaaagagacagtccctgcctcaaactGCTTCCAAGCTGGCTAAGGCCGGCGCCACCCAGATTTTGTACAGGTCTAATTAGGCTCACAAACGttcgatttttatcagtaaatgtcggtAAAAGTCGATCCCAccgtatatacacacacacacggatggaaaaaatatttccatcgagcTTTGCGGCTAGGCGAAGTAAGACAACTGCGGCTCGAGAACGTATGCAGGCTGTTTATTTTGTCAGCATCCCGTGTCGAAATATGTCAGTTGTGTTTTAAGAGTCAGAAAAAGCTTTAATTGCCTGAGTCTTAACGTCTATTGTCATTAATGATGGTCAGGCCCCCTCATTGGCtgagccctcccccgccccccaacttcccagaaatatgaacatttaaatggacacaaatagaaaaaatgcttaaaactaaACCGACGTTATGCATGGAAATTACAACCACTGAATACTGCCAAGCCTTGCTAGAGCTCCTGGGTTAAGGAGTGAGACTGTTCTTAATCTATAAGGTTATACGGCTACTGCGGCCATCGTGCCCTTCACAGCTTGTGTAGGCTGGGCACCAGCGACTCCTTGCATTCCTCCAGTCCCCACAAACAGAGGCAAATTAGGGATtagtggggctgtgggggcccctcccccccttccgcctgcagtccccctcactccccccagcactcctgccagggagcagggccagggcaggtgcTTCCGCTGGGTACATCCACACCGCAGCAGGGAGCGAGCCTCACAGCCCGGGGGCACAGACTTgcgctagcgtgctaaaaatagccgcATTGATGGCGCAGCTCCAGCCTTCGAGAGCCCAAGCTCCGGCCCGAGCCGCAACATCTACACAGCTCCTTTTAGCACGAGTCTGTGGACCCTCTCTGGGGCACTTGCTCCCAGACGTGGTGTAGACGCACCCAGTACCTCCACTGTCCTTTGCTCGTCCTAAGGCATGCGAGCTCGGGACTCCCACCTAATCATTTTGCCCctatagatttcaaagcacttcacagagtTCAGTATCATTACCcaattttataggtggggaaactgaggcacggaggctCCAGGTCACATGTGGCCAAGTCAGGAATAGAATATACCTTTCCTGCTTTCCTCTCTACCCACTGGGCTAACATTGATttccgccccccttcccccccttgtaCTCTGCTCCCAGCAGTGCTAAGGAACAAAGGGACTAGATGAAGGACTCAAATTCCCTTATTTTGCAACTGTTGCTCCACATCAGCTTAGAGGAAGAGGGCAGCGTCTCTATATAAAGCCCTTCGAATTCATCCTCAtggggcaggagcgctctcctgggCACTGACGTTCTCATTTGCCTCACACCACGACAGCGTCTTTCTGGCAAATCCACTTGAATTCGGCGCTGCAGGTTTCCGAGTTGATCCGGTTCCCCTTTAACACCCCACAGTTGTTGGAGGCAACAGGGCCTGAGACCCGGAACCTGCAGAGCGAAGGAGAAAGGTGGTGATAGATGGATTAGAGAGACCCTCCTCTCGCAGTGATGGGATGCTGGGATGGGGGCCTTGATGACAGTGTAACCCAGGGCTGAGTGCCTCTACTAATCTCATGGGATGGCTCCTTAGCTCAAGCGGTAGCAGCTCTTgcttttagctccagaggtccccagttcagtCCCCAGGCTGTCAGCCATCACAGCAAAACCTCCCAGGACATGAACTGAGCTAGGGTGTCTCGGCATCCGTCTTCCCCCATTCTGATAACCACTCCCCATTATTCAGGCCCCGCAAGTCTCcggggaaatcctggccccccttgaagtcactgggagctttgCCAGGATCATTCCACCTCTGCTCTCTTCTTGTGGCCGATTCCTCTCTCGCTCACTGCCGATTTAACACCACCAacgcccagattcacaaaggtatttcggctcctaactcccattgaattcaatgaaagTTTGAGCTCCTTTCGTTGATCATTATAAAGCTTCTCTAGCCCATAGTGTTAGTTTATTGCTCATTTCTTATATGGTTATTATCAACTAGCAGGTTACGCCGTATATAATCATTGTATGCTCAATAGAGTTAAGTGGTAGGATAATAGAATGATAGTTAGGATATAAGTTAGGATAGGTAGGATATAAGAATGATTAGTAGCCGGAAGAGTTAATTATGTATTCGGTATCTAAGTAACGAGGTCTGAAACACAAGGCTGCAGGCTGAGGCCtgcaagattttagcttagctGTTAGAGCTAAGAAATACTGATATAAACAAGTGACCGAAGAATAACCCGATGCCCtaagattatgggaaaagaggtACCAAGTGGTGATATTGTGAAAATCTAGCcagaagattaattttaaatcataAAAATGCTGTAAAGGCGCATCTGTTTCCAACATGTGCCTTCATCACAGGACACGGGTTGTGTAttaatgctaatgagaataaagagAACCTACACGACCTATAGAAATCGGGGTACTgtaagttcttcttcgagtgcttgctcatatccattccattaggtgtgtgcgcgccgcgtgcacgatcgtcggaagatttttaccctagcaacaccggcgggtcggctgtggagccccctagagtggcgccttcatggcgctgaatatataccccagccgacccggcgccccctcagttccttcttaccgcccctgacggtcgttggaactgtggagcgctgcttagctgttctccactttccctagcttatatTGTTGTatcgtagttatagttatagttatagttatagtgttTGTAGtaaagtagttttaaagttgttctaagtagtccaggggattaagggggtcgtctcccccctttctcccccggccgcggggccgggctcatgcccaacgctcccggcttcaagctgtgcgcctcctgcgctaagcctatgcccacgagcgacccgcacgactcctgtctgaagtgcctgggagagtcacaccagacagataagtgtaaaatctgtaaggccttccgtccaaggaccaagaaggagcgggactttcggctcaggcaacttctgatggaggcggcacttactccggacgctccatccacaagtcaagccccggcacctagcgcctcggtgcgcagtgccccggcggcaccggccatgacgaccacgcgagtggcgtcagctgagccttcccggcaccggacctcgtcggcaccgaaagcacagcaagtgcctcggcgccggtcattatccccagggcataagaaagcccataagacggggacctccgtgccgaagacgctggctcccccagtgccgggggtagagccgcgtacgccggtggagcaccggaaacaggtgcctccagcaccgtcgactccggcgccgaggccgttgagtccggtgcagacggcgtctccaccgaggccggcggtgatacagtgcctcccatcgacgccagagaccttcgcggcggcgagagacttgataGCTCTCAcagagccggcaccgcctcaaccaccggcaccgacggcaccattgcctcgcccggtccagtcgagagggaaacctgccttgatgcgccctccatcgcaagggctggaacctcggcaccgatccaggtcccgaagcaggtccccacgccgctcgcagtcccggcaccgaatatcacctcggcaccggtcgtactcgcggccaagatcttcctcgcggcaccgctctacgtctcggcaccgctatgatcgtcggcaccgatcaacgtcgagacgtagttctcggcaccgccacggtcgacgctcgacgtcgagaggccgctcccggcaccgggcatactccaggtcctcgtcgaggtccagatccgactcccggcaccgacgaggtcatcggcaccggtcgcggtcccggcaccgatcgccggcaccgcacagagatagatcatctccggaccggcaccgtacggcaccgcagcccacggggatcgtctcgacgctctcggcaccgccatggccgtcaagatcggtgtctcgctcctcggaggacctgtcgagatcggcatacccccctcaagggcaagccgaggaacgaagcttgggccattggcaggagatggcagaggaccactctcatgggcCATcccactggtcgttttggaccccgtgggcgtaccatcaggcgcaaggggctccaataccatcgacctctcgctcgggtcactcggtcagaagggccccggaatccaccatctctcggcctccgccaggaggcatggaggcttcagtgTCCACACCACCtgacaccatggacccaagtgcaggtgatgccccgacCCAagtgcagggggatcaggacccccccctggatccagtgccaccggaggcatcctcttcctcctctccggatgaggcagtggcgggcacttcatgtacgggtccccctccgatagatcttcgggctcaccaggatctcctgcgtaggatggcccgtaatatggacctgcaggcggaggagatagtggaggttcacgacccgatcgtgaatatccttggagcagatgccccatcgagggtggcgttacctctgatccgcacgatccaaacaaatgcggatacgatatggcaaactcctgcctccattccacccacagcgagaggggtggaaagaaaatactttgtcccgtctaaggactatgggtacttatatacccacccccaaccgtgttcactggtggtggaatcagtgaatgcacgagagcgtcacggccagcaggctgcagcgcctaaatcaaaagaggctaagcggctcgatctgtttggccgtaaggtttactcagccggagggctacaacttagagcggcgaaccaacaggcgctactgagccgctacaatttcaactcctggaactctatggggaagtttaaggagttgattccccaagagtccagggaggagtttgcagccatggtagaggagggcaagaaggtggctcggacctccttgcaagcctccttggacattgcagactcagcggcgaggaccctggcttcgggtatcgctatgcgcaggatctcctggcttcaggtttcgggtttgcctccggagctgcagcaaaccctacaagatctgccttttgagggtcatggattgttctcagataagacggactctcgcctgcagagcctcaaggactcgagaacaatcatgcgctccctggggatgcatgttgtgggcccccagcgcaggccatttaggccgcagcctcagcgcttctacccccccccgcctcgtcagagacaggactcggcccggaggcgagggcgaggtggtagaagaaggtggaccggccctcaacccggacagaaccaggggccacctagaccaccttcaggccccaggcagaacttttgaaggtgcggtcgaggacggcgccccagtcatcccccaggatccagcccactcctttcgggatcgcctctcccacttccaccgtgcttggtcccttataacttcggaccgttgggtcctccgcacagtggagaggggatacgctatccagttttcttcattccccccctcctcccccccttccccgtccctcttcagggacccttctcacgagcaacttcttattcaggaggtttctacgctcctcgctatgggggccatagaggaggttccagtggagttaaagggcaggggattctattcccgttacttcctcattcccaagtccaaaggaggtctgcgacccatcttggacttgcgcggactcaacaaattcgtagtaaagttgaagttccgcatggtctctctgggggccattatcccttccctcgatcctggagactggttcgccgccctcgacatgaaagacgcatacttccacattgcaatctacccgcctcacagacgcttcctgcgattcgtggtaacagggtgcactaccaatttgcagtccttcccttcggcctatcctcggccccacgggtgttcacgaaatgtatggctgtcgtggcagcgtgccttcgtcggcaagggatacaggtgttcccgtacctagacgactggctggtacgcggtcgcaccaaagaacaagttcgcgatcacgtccacataatagtgcacacgtTCAAcaggttgggtatcctactcaacaaggacaaatccactctagaacctacccagagaatagaattcatcggtgcggttctagactccagatgcgcacaagccatcctgccagacaatcgcttttgcaccatcacgagcctcattcaaggactcaaggccttcccaactaccacggtgaggtcgtgccttaccctgctgggtcacatggcttcctgcacgtacgtaaccaggcatgccagacttcggcttcgcccactccagacctgggtgtcatcaatataccgcccacatcgggacagcctaaacatggtggtcacggtcccgaactcggtcctgacctccctcacatggtggctagatcacaatgtggtttgcgaagggatgccgttccacgccccacaaccctctctgcacctggtcacagacgcttcttctctgggttggggcgcccatctcaacgggcaccatacccagggcctgtggactgcaccccagctagccctgcacatcaatgttcgggaactgatggcggtgcgcctggcgtgccaggcatttctcaacctcctacgtggtcgctgtgtgttagttctcatcgacaacaccacggccatgttttacatcaacaaacaaggaggagcacgttcgtcaattctatgccaagaggccattcgcctgtgggacttctgcatcgcccactcaatccttctcacggcatcgttcctccctggagtccagaacactctggcggaccgactcagcaggtcctttcaaacacacgagtggtctatccgtccggacatcatacattccgttttccagaagtgggggtttccccagatagacctgtttgcatctcgagacaacaggaagtgccacgtgttctgctccctgcaaggtcgagctccgggctccctctcggatgcgtttctccttccctggaaggaccacctgttttatgccttccctccgtttcctctggtccacaaggtactgctcaaattgcgcagagaccaggcacaggtgattctgatcgccccagcgtggccgagacaacattggtacaccacgctgttggaactctcggttcagacaccgatcccgcttccgttgtatccggatctcatcacgcagaaccacggccggctgcgtcaccccgacctgcaatcactccacctcacggcgtggctgctccatggttcacccaggcagagcagcagtgttcacactctgtccaacagattctgctgagcagtaggaagccctcaacacggaccacatacttggccaagtggaagcgattctcctgttggtgcgaacagcgagccacgtccccgttgcacgcacctattcctctcattttggaatatctcctctccctaaaacagcaagggttggcgatatcttcaattagagttcacctggccgctatatcggcctttcacccaggggaactcgcgtcttcggtattctctaacccgatggtcgttagattcctcaagggcttagaccggatgtacccacagcaacgtcagcccgttccgacgtgggacctcaacctggttctttccaagctcacaggtcatccattcgagccactggccacctgttcacttctgtacctatcctggaagacagccttcctcgtagccatcacctcagcaaggcgcgtttctgaactcagggcgcttacatccgagcccccttacacggttttccataaggataaagtgcagcttcgtccacatcctgcctttctccctaaggtggtttctccttttcatatcaaccaggatatatttctcccggtctttcatcctaaaccacatgctacttgccaggatcaacgtttgcattctctggacgtacgcagggccctggccttctatattgaccgcacaaggcactttagaaagacgacgcaactcttcgttgcagtggccgaccgaatgaaaggctcaccggtctcctcacaacgcctatcctcctggattacgtcttgcatccggacttgctacgacctggcaggtgtctcagcaccgcacctcaccgctcactccacgagggcccaagcttcctcgacggctttcctggcgcaagttccgatccaggacatttgtagagctgcggtttggtcgtcagtccacacgtttacagagcactatgcactagtgcagcagtccagggacgatgctgccttcggatcagcggttttgcacacagcaatgtctcactccgaccccaccacctaagttgggcttgggagtcacctaatggaatggatatgagcaagcactcgaagaagaaaagacggttactcaccgttgtaactgttgttcttcgagatgtgttgctcatatccattccaaacccgccccccgtccccactgtcggagtagccggcaagaaggaactgagggggcgccgggtcggctggggtatatattcagcgccatgaaggcgccactctagggggctccacagccgacccgccggtgttgctagggtaaaaatcttccgacgatcgtgcacgcggcgcgcacacacctaatggaatggatatgagcaacacatctcgaagaacaacagttacaacggtgagtaaccgtctttttctaGGTGACATCAGACCAATAAGGAAAAAGAGGGTTGACACTacatgcatggacatgtgcagAATGTAGGTATAGACCGAATCACATTGTAAAGAGGATG
The window above is part of the Chrysemys picta bellii isolate R12L10 chromosome 12, ASM1138683v2, whole genome shotgun sequence genome. Proteins encoded here:
- the LOC101949196 gene encoding C-type lectin domain family 2 member A-like — its product is MGNSFKRPRHNEEQAGDMLHSRSNQVLTEQPQAQPPARARNRSRCAIGFMAVVSIIIALVVALAVVASKHHSCPLDLPTAACPDDWIGYRGKCYLFSKADGTWNESQSNCSSLNASLAVIDTQKDLDFLRQHKGSPAHWIGLWRRDPAQPWRWADGTEFNNRLFKMEGDGLYVYLNDRPSRSRGHTTMRWICSQPDELAKRKQNGALQALLE